The following coding sequences are from one Capsicum annuum cultivar UCD-10X-F1 chromosome 3, UCD10Xv1.1, whole genome shotgun sequence window:
- the LOC107865670 gene encoding extensin-2 has translation MRLLGGGPGRGRHLPHILVALAAILAVANVVSADPYVYASPPPPPYEYKSPPPPSPSPPPPYEYKSPPPPSPSPPPPYEYKSPPPPSPSPPPPYYYSSPPPPKKSPPPPYYYSSPPPPEKSPPPPYYYSSPPPPEKSPPPPYYYSSPPPPKKSPPPPYYYSSPPPPEKSPPPPYYYHSPPPPSPSPPPPYYYHSPPPPVKSPPPPYYYNSPPPPVKSPPPPVYIYTSPPPPVHY, from the exons ATGAGGCTTCTTGGTGGCGGCCCCGGTAGGGGTCGTCATTTGCCACATATCTTAGTGGCATTGGCGGCCATTTTGGCTGTTGCTAATGTTGTTTCTGCTGATCCTTATGTATATGCTTCTCCACCTCCACCACCTTACGAGTACAAGTCGCCACCCCCTCCTTCTCCCTCTCCACCACCGCCTTATGAGTACAAGTCGCCACCACCTCCTTCTCCATCTCCTCCACCGCCATATGAATACAAGTCGCCACCACCTCCTTCACCATCACCTCCACCACCATACTACTACTCTTCCCCACCACCTCCGAAGAAGTCACCTCCACCACCATACTACTACTCCTCTCCACCACCACCCGAGAAGTCACCTCCTCCACCATACTACTACTCCTCTCCTCCACCCCCGGAGAAGTCACCTCCACCACCTTACTACTACTCTTCTCCACCACCCCCCAAGAAGTCACCTCCACCTCCATACTACTATAGTTCTCCACCACCACCCGAGAAGTCACCTCCACCA CCTTACTACTATCACTccccaccaccaccatcaccatctcCCCCACCTCCTTACTACTACCACTCCCCACCTCCACCCGTGAAGTCTCCTCCTCCTCCATACTACTACAACTCACCTCCCCCACCCGTAAAATCACCTCCGCCTCCAGTATACATCTACACTTCTCCACCACCACCAGTCCACTACTAA